A genomic window from Synechococcus sp. WH 8016 includes:
- the crtE gene encoding geranylgeranyl diphosphate synthase CrtE, whose translation MSAAATSPESVPSSGELPSSFDFAAYLKLSRDRVEIALDASMGPERPESLRDAMRYSLLAGGKRLRPILCLAACELVGGSPELAMPTAVALEMIHTMSLIHDDLPAMDNDDLRRGRPTNHKVYGDAMAILAGDAMLSRAFEMVAVRSANVPAERLLRVVGELALVSGAPGLVGGQVVDLESEGQAVDLETLEYIHLHKTAALLRACVVTGALIGGASDQQLQAMRTYANGIGLAFQIIDDILDVTASSEVLGKTAGKDLLADKTTYPKLLGLEASREKALQLVRESKAALDPWRDKAAPLLALADYVASRDC comes from the coding sequence ATGTCCGCTGCGGCCACTAGCCCCGAAAGCGTGCCGTCCTCCGGTGAGCTCCCCTCCAGCTTTGATTTTGCGGCTTACCTAAAGCTTTCCCGCGATCGCGTGGAGATCGCTCTGGATGCCTCGATGGGCCCCGAGCGTCCTGAATCTTTGCGCGATGCCATGCGCTACTCCCTTCTGGCGGGGGGGAAACGCTTGCGCCCGATCTTGTGCCTGGCGGCGTGTGAATTAGTAGGGGGGTCGCCCGAGCTTGCGATGCCAACGGCGGTGGCTCTGGAGATGATCCACACCATGTCGTTGATTCACGACGATTTGCCCGCCATGGACAACGATGACCTGCGCAGGGGGCGTCCGACCAACCACAAGGTGTACGGCGATGCCATGGCCATCCTTGCGGGTGATGCCATGCTCAGCCGTGCTTTTGAAATGGTGGCTGTTCGCAGTGCCAACGTTCCCGCGGAGCGCTTGTTGCGGGTTGTCGGTGAATTGGCGCTCGTGTCGGGTGCCCCCGGATTGGTCGGAGGTCAGGTGGTTGATCTTGAATCCGAGGGTCAAGCGGTTGATCTCGAGACGCTTGAGTACATCCACCTCCATAAAACCGCGGCCTTGCTGCGTGCCTGTGTGGTGACCGGAGCTCTGATCGGCGGCGCGAGTGATCAGCAACTGCAGGCGATGCGCACCTACGCCAACGGTATTGGTTTGGCCTTCCAGATCATTGACGACATCCTCGATGTCACTGCCAGCAGCGAGGTGCTAGGCAAAACGGCAGGTAAGGATCTTCTCGCCGATAAAACCACCTATCCCAAACTTCTGGGCCTTGAAGCTTCGCGCGAGAAGGCGTTGCAGTTGGTGCGGGAGTCCAAGGCGGCTCTCGACCCATGGCGGGACAAGGCGGCGCCCCTGTTGGCTCTCGCCGATTACGTGGCGAGTCGCGATTGTTGA
- a CDS encoding divergent PAP2 family protein has product MVISMMSTLSMPAQILDNAVLAWGLAACGLAQFSKLFLELVLNRRWRPAVLVETGGMPSSHSALVTGTAAGVGWQIGFDQPAFALAATVAFVVMYDASGVRRAAGFTAARLNELPDSLWPNQPEKPLKERLGHTRTEVLVGSLLGPLIALPGLFFVGSPLHLAQTFGLFSG; this is encoded by the coding sequence ATGGTGATTTCAATGATGTCGACCCTGTCTATGCCTGCACAGATCTTGGATAATGCTGTGCTCGCCTGGGGATTGGCGGCTTGCGGCTTGGCACAGTTCTCCAAGCTGTTCCTTGAATTGGTGCTGAATCGGCGCTGGAGGCCGGCGGTGTTGGTTGAAACCGGAGGAATGCCTTCCAGTCATTCGGCATTGGTCACAGGTACAGCCGCTGGCGTGGGCTGGCAGATCGGTTTTGATCAGCCTGCGTTTGCGCTGGCTGCCACGGTGGCTTTTGTGGTGATGTACGACGCCAGTGGGGTGCGCCGGGCGGCAGGATTCACGGCTGCACGCCTCAATGAATTGCCTGACTCGCTCTGGCCTAACCAACCGGAGAAGCCACTCAAAGAACGGCTCGGTCACACCCGAACGGAGGTGTTGGTGGGCAGTTTGCTGGGACCTTTAATCGCCCTACCTGGACTCTTTTTTGTGGGGTCGCCCCTGCATTTGGCCCAAACGTTTGGTTTGTTCAGCGGGTGA